One window of the Ornithodoros turicata isolate Travis unplaced genomic scaffold, ASM3712646v1 Chromosome22, whole genome shotgun sequence genome contains the following:
- the LOC135373196 gene encoding uncharacterized protein LOC135373196, whose translation MHMAKMMPHCPQHPIPLSVITTLCMVHLFCKLAVSAQGYNSSQHLLLKKLFPQVREVLTRLTALRLLVQQQTELLTVLSTKYTKECAIQEQDSILKERFENIAALSASTSP comes from the exons ATGCACATGGCGAAG ATGATGCCACACTGTCCACAACATCCAATACCATTATCAGTAATTACGACCTTG TGCATGGTTCACCTTTTCTGCAAGTTAGCCGTCAGTGCACAAGGCTACAACAGCAGCCAACACCTGCTGTTGAAAAAGTTATTTCCCCAAGTG CGTGAAGTGCTCACGCGGCTGACTGCTCTTCGTCTTCTGGTACAGCAGCAGACAGAGCTTTTGACGGTGCTTTCAACTAAATACACAAAGGAGTGTGCCATTCAAGAACAAGACAGCATCCTGAAGGAGCGGTTTGAGAATATTGCAGCTTTAAGCGCTTCGACGAGTCCCTGA